Proteins co-encoded in one Brassica rapa cultivar Chiifu-401-42 chromosome A02, CAAS_Brap_v3.01, whole genome shotgun sequence genomic window:
- the LOC103851551 gene encoding transcription factor MYB59 isoform X2 — MKNVQAEYRKGPWTEQEDILLVNFVHMFGDRRWDFVAKVSGLNRTGKSCRLRWVNYLHPGLKRGKMTPEEERLVLELHAKWGNRWSKIARKLPGRTDNEIKNYWRTHMRKIAQEKKRPMSPTSSSSNFCSSSMTTATTQDTGGSKGKMNHDGYYSMDDIWREIDQSGESITKPVKDIYYSEQSCYLNFPPLASPAWESSLESIWNMDADESKISSFAIDQFPLTFEHGRSSWSSLV, encoded by the exons ATGAAGAATGTTCAAGCTGAATACCGTAAAGGACCGTGGACAGAACAAGAGGACATCCTCTTGGTCAACTTTGTCCACATGTTCGGAGATCGAAGATGGGATTTTGTAGCGAAAGTTTCAG GTTTAAATAGAACAGGAAAGAGTTGCAGGTTAAGGTGGGTTAATTACCTACATCCTGGTCTTAAACGTGGTAAGATGACTCCTGAAGAAGAGCGTCTTGTCCTTGAGCTTCACGCCAAATGGGGAAACAG GTGGTCGAAAATAGCCCGGAAATTACCGGGTCGTACCGATAATGAGATAAAGAATTATTGGAGGACTCATATGAGGAAGATAGCACAAGAGAAGAAGAGACCTATGTCGCCAACTTCATCATCTTCAAACTTCTGCTCATCATCTATGACCACCGCAACTACTCAAGACACTGGAGGATCCAAAGGGAAAATGAATCACGACGGATACTACTCTATGGATGACATATGGAGAGAGATTGATCAGTCTGGAGAAAGCATTACCAAACCGGTGAAAGACATCTACTACTCAGAGCAAAGCTGCTACTTGAACTTCCCTCCTCTGGCTTCTCCAGCATGGGAAAGCTCCTTGGAGTCTATATGGAATATGGATGCAGATGAAAGTAAGATATCTTCTTTTGCCATTGATCAGTTTCCTCTCACTTTTGAACATGGTAGATCTTCGTGGTCGTCTTTAGTCTAG
- the LOC103851551 gene encoding transcription factor MYB59 isoform X3, with translation MGFCSESFRFEGGGRNIGIGLNRTGKSCRLRWVNYLHPGLKRGKMTPEEERLVLELHAKWGNRWSKIARKLPGRTDNEIKNYWRTHMRKIAQEKKRPMSPTSSSSNFCSSSMTTATTQDTGGSKGKMNHDGYYSMDDIWREIDQSGESITKPVKDIYYSEQSCYLNFPPLASPAWESSLESIWNMDADESKISSFAIDQFPLTFEHGRSSWSSLV, from the exons ATGGGATTTTGTAGCGAAAGTTTCAGGTTTGAAGGTGGAGGGAGAAACATAGGAATAG GTTTAAATAGAACAGGAAAGAGTTGCAGGTTAAGGTGGGTTAATTACCTACATCCTGGTCTTAAACGTGGTAAGATGACTCCTGAAGAAGAGCGTCTTGTCCTTGAGCTTCACGCCAAATGGGGAAACAG GTGGTCGAAAATAGCCCGGAAATTACCGGGTCGTACCGATAATGAGATAAAGAATTATTGGAGGACTCATATGAGGAAGATAGCACAAGAGAAGAAGAGACCTATGTCGCCAACTTCATCATCTTCAAACTTCTGCTCATCATCTATGACCACCGCAACTACTCAAGACACTGGAGGATCCAAAGGGAAAATGAATCACGACGGATACTACTCTATGGATGACATATGGAGAGAGATTGATCAGTCTGGAGAAAGCATTACCAAACCGGTGAAAGACATCTACTACTCAGAGCAAAGCTGCTACTTGAACTTCCCTCCTCTGGCTTCTCCAGCATGGGAAAGCTCCTTGGAGTCTATATGGAATATGGATGCAGATGAAAGTAAGATATCTTCTTTTGCCATTGATCAGTTTCCTCTCACTTTTGAACATGGTAGATCTTCGTGGTCGTCTTTAGTCTAG
- the LOC103851551 gene encoding transcription factor MYB59 isoform X1, translated as MGFCSESFRFEGGGRNIGIGIGLVFGKMVGLCKGPSIKRYDLVLVVGLNRTGKSCRLRWVNYLHPGLKRGKMTPEEERLVLELHAKWGNRWSKIARKLPGRTDNEIKNYWRTHMRKIAQEKKRPMSPTSSSSNFCSSSMTTATTQDTGGSKGKMNHDGYYSMDDIWREIDQSGESITKPVKDIYYSEQSCYLNFPPLASPAWESSLESIWNMDADESKISSFAIDQFPLTFEHGRSSWSSLV; from the exons ATGGGATTTTGTAGCGAAAGTTTCAGGTTTGAAGGTGGAGGGAGAAACATAGGAATAGGTATAGGGCTTGTGTTTGGAAAAATGGTTGGTCTTTGCAAAGGACCTTCCATTAAAAGATATGACCTGGTTTTGGTTGTAGGTTTAAATAGAACAGGAAAGAGTTGCAGGTTAAGGTGGGTTAATTACCTACATCCTGGTCTTAAACGTGGTAAGATGACTCCTGAAGAAGAGCGTCTTGTCCTTGAGCTTCACGCCAAATGGGGAAACAG GTGGTCGAAAATAGCCCGGAAATTACCGGGTCGTACCGATAATGAGATAAAGAATTATTGGAGGACTCATATGAGGAAGATAGCACAAGAGAAGAAGAGACCTATGTCGCCAACTTCATCATCTTCAAACTTCTGCTCATCATCTATGACCACCGCAACTACTCAAGACACTGGAGGATCCAAAGGGAAAATGAATCACGACGGATACTACTCTATGGATGACATATGGAGAGAGATTGATCAGTCTGGAGAAAGCATTACCAAACCGGTGAAAGACATCTACTACTCAGAGCAAAGCTGCTACTTGAACTTCCCTCCTCTGGCTTCTCCAGCATGGGAAAGCTCCTTGGAGTCTATATGGAATATGGATGCAGATGAAAGTAAGATATCTTCTTTTGCCATTGATCAGTTTCCTCTCACTTTTGAACATGGTAGATCTTCGTGGTCGTCTTTAGTCTAG
- the LOC103851552 gene encoding very-long-chain (3R)-3-hydroxyacyl-CoA dehydratase 2 has product MSSSPFVKSYLFAYNFLQASSWTISLLSIVSSVLSSKTINGGAYSAAGYLISVIQAAAVLEVLHGAIGIVPSGFLSPLMQWSGRTHFILAIVGQINEVQDSPWLAITLVAWCIGEMIRYPHYALTCLGRCPYWLTYLRYTGFIIIYPTGLAGELLIMYKALPHVKERNLYANFFSVFPFSYYQFLWAVLLVYPFLWLKLYLQLFKQRKSKLGKAEKHHGKRKKM; this is encoded by the exons ATGTCGTCGTCGCCGTTCGTGAAGTCTTATCTCTTCGCTTACAACTTTCTCCAAGCTTCGTCatg GACGATTTCGCTTCTGAGTATCGTTAGCAGCGTTTTATCGAGCAAGACGATCAATGGCGGCGCTTACTCTGCCGCCGGATATTTGATAA GTGTGATACAAGCTGCTGCAGTTCTTGAAGTTCTTCACGGAGCTATAG GAATTGTACCGAGTGGATTCTTATCTCCGCTGATGCAATGGAGTGGAAGAACACACTTCATTTTGGCTATTGTTGGACAGATCAATGAG GTCCAGGATTCGCCGTGGCTGGCAATAACTCTTGTAGCTTGGTGTATCGGCGAG ATGATTAGATATCCTCACTATGCTTTAACTTGCCTTGGTAGATGTCCCTATTGGCTAACCTATCTCAG GTATACAGGATTCATCATCATCTATCCAACGGGACTAGCGGGTGAAT TGTTGATCATGTACAAAGCGCTTCCACATGTTAAAGAAAGGAACCTTTATGCAAATTTCTTCTCTGTTTTCCCTTTCAGTTACTACCAATTCCTTTGG GCTGTCCTCTTGGTCTACCCGTTCCTTTGGTTGAAGCTTTATCTCCAGTTGTTCAAACAACGAAAATCTAAGCTTGGAAAAGCAGAGAAGCATCACGGCAAGAGAAAGAAAATGTGA